A single genomic interval of Antechinus flavipes isolate AdamAnt ecotype Samford, QLD, Australia chromosome 1, AdamAnt_v2, whole genome shotgun sequence harbors:
- the NEFH gene encoding LOW QUALITY PROTEIN: neurofilament heavy polypeptide (The sequence of the model RefSeq protein was modified relative to this genomic sequence to represent the inferred CDS: inserted 1 base in 1 codon) produces MMSYGSADGLLQGPTYPLPLPLALASGRKSAALMRSVAGGSASSGFHSWARSSGSGFRSRGALAASSTESLDSLNGPGLGGEGRGARNEKELLQALNDRFAGYIDKVRQLELQNRQLEGEAAALRQQQAGRSAMGALYEREIREMRAAALRLGAEQGQLRLEHERLLEDIAHAQQRLDDEARQREELQAAARALHRYADEAGLARAELQKKVQALQDEGAFLRRRHDDEVAELLSQIQAAGPPDGRDLVKSDVTSALREIRAQLEGHTVQNTLQSEEWFRVRLDRLSEAAKVNTDAMRSAQEEITEYRRQLQSKTTELEALKGTKDSLERQRSDLEDRHHADVISYQETIQQLDSELRSTKWEMAAQLREYQDLLNVKMALDIEIAAYRKLLEGEECRIGFGPGPFSFPEVPPKTPATSTHIKVKSEEKIKVVEKSEKETVIVEEQTEEIQVTEEVTEEEEKEEEKEEAEEETGEKEEEGEEEGEEAKSPEKEAKSPPTEEVTSPEKAKSPAKEEVKSPEKAKSPVKEEVKSPPEVKSPEKAKSPAKEEVKSPEKAKSPAKEEVKSPPEVKSPEKAKSPAKDEVKSPEKAKSPAKEEVKSPPEVKSPEKAKSPAKEEVKSPPEVKSPEKAKSPAKEEVKSPPEVKSPEKAKSPAKEEVKSPPEVKSPEKAKSPAKEEVKSPPEVKSPEKAKSPAKEEVKSPEKAKSPAKEEVKSPPEVKSPEKAKSPVKEEVRSPADIKSPVKAKSPEKEDAKSPEKEEDKESAPKKEVPKPPSAPVKEEGKEVKVKEAPKKTEEEKAPAKAEEPKDGKKEAPRKEPEEKPKEAQGGTKPEGAGNHQAAPAPEPAKGETKAKEAAKPQEKKGPEXPKAPSPPATKETEKPKQEEKKAEEKPQPDPKAKEEEKAPPKEAAKTEAPKASKPKTEKVEKSSSTDQKESKVSEPGADDKAKKGDK; encoded by the exons ATGATGAGCTACGGCAGCGCGGACGGGCTGCTGCAGGGCCCCACGTACCCGCTGCCCTTGCCCCTGGCCTTGGCCTCGGGCCGCAAGAGCGCCGCGCTGATGCGCTCCGTGGCCGGCGGCTCGGCGTCCAGCGGCTTCCACTCGTGGGCGCGGAGCTCGGGCTCGGGCTTCCGTTCCCGCGGCGCGCTGGCCGCCTCAAGCACCGAGAGCCTGGACTCGCTCAACGGGCCGGGGCTGGGCGGCGAGGGCCGCGGGGCGCGCAACGAGAAGGAGCTGCTGCAGGCGCTCAACGACCGCTTCGCCGGCTACATCGACAAGGTGCGGCAGCTGGAGCTGCAGAACCGGCAGCTGGAAGGCGAGGCGGCCGCGCTGCGGCAGCAGCAGGCCGGCCGCTCGGCCATGGGCGCGCTCTACGAGCGCGAGATCCGCGAGATGCGCGCGGCCGCGTTGCGCCTGGGCGCGGAGCAGGGTCAGCTGCGCCTGGAGCACGAGCGCCTGCTGGAGGACATCGCGCACGCGCAGCAGCGCCTCGACGACGAGGCTCGCCAGCGCGAGGAGCTGCAGGCGGCGGCGCGCGCGCTGCACCGCTACGCGGACGAGGCGGGCCTGGCGCGCGCCGAGCTGCAGAAGAAGGTGCAAGCGCTGCAGGACGAGGGCGCCTTCCTCCGCCGCCGCCACGACGATGAGGTGGCCGAGCTCCTCAGCCAGATCCAGGCCGCGGGACCCCCCGACGGCCGCGACCTCGTCAAGTCCGATGTGACGTCGGCGCTGCGCGAGATCCGCGCGCAGCTCGAGGGCCACACGGTGCAGAACACGCTGCAGTCCGAGGAGTGGTTCCGAG TGAGGTTGGACCGCTTGTCAGAAGCTGCCAAAGTGAACACAGATGCCATGCGCTCGGCCCAGGAGGAGATCACCGAATACAGACGTCAGCTGCAGTCCAAGACCACCGAGCTAGAGGCCCTCAAGGGGACAAAGGACTCTTTGGAGAGGCAACGATCAGATCTGGAAGACCGCCATCATGCTGATGTCATCTCCTATCAG GAGACCATTCAGCAGCTGGACAGTGAGCTGAGGAGCACCAAGTGGGAAATGGCCGCCCAGCTCCGAGAGTACCAGGATTTGCTGAATGTCAAGATGGCCCTCGACATTGAAATCGCAGCCTACAG AAAACTTCTAGAAGGAGAAGAGTGTAGAATTGGCTTTGGCCCgggtcctttctcctttcctgagGTGCCCCCCAAAACCCCGGCCACTTCCACACATATAAAAGTCAAAAGTGAAGAGAAGATCAAAGTGGTTGAGAAGTCAGAGAAGGAGACAGTTATTGTGGAAGAACAGACTGAGGAGATCCAGGTGACTGAAGAGGTaactgaggaagaggagaaggaagaagagaaagaagaagcagaagaagaaactggagagaaggaagaagaaggtgaagaagaaggagaagaagcaaAATCTCCAGAGAAGGAAGCCAAGTCTCCTCCCACGGAAGAGGTCACATCACCTGAGAAGGCTAAATCTCCAGCAAAGGAAGAGGTCAAGTCTCCAGAAAAGGCCAAATCTCCAGTGAAGGAAGAGGTCAAGTCCCCCCCTGAGGTCAAGTCTCCAGAAAAGGCCAAATCCCCAGCAAAGGAAGAGGTCAAATCTCCAGAGAAGGCCAAATCCCCAGCAAAAGAAGAGGTCAAGTCTCCCCCTGAGGTCAAATCTCCGGAAAAAGCCAAATCTCCAGCAAAGGATGAGGTCAAGTCTCCAGAAAAGGCCAAATCTCCAGCGAAGGAAGAGGTCAAGTCTCCCCCTGAGGTCAAGTCTCCAGAAAAGGCCAAATCCCCAGCGAAGGAAGAGGTCAAGTCCCCCCCTGAGGTCAAGTCTCCAGAAAAGGCCAAATCCCCAGCAAAGGAAGAGGTCAAGTCCCCCCCTGAGGTCAAGTCTCCAGAAAAGGCCAAATCCCCAGCAAAGGAAGAGGTCAAGTCCCCCCCTGAGGTCAAGTCTCCAGAAAAGGCCAAATCCCCAGCAAAGGAAGAGGTCAAGTCCCCCCCTGAGGTCAAGTCTCCAGAAAAGGCCAAATCCCCAGCAAAGGAAGAGGTCAAATCTCCAGAGAAGGCCAAATCCCCAGCGAAGGAAGAGGTCAAGTCCCCCCCTGAGGTCAAGTCTCCAGAGAAGGCCAAATCCCCAGTGAAGGAGGAAGTGAGGTCCCCAGCGGACATCAAATCCCCAGTCAAGGCCAAATCTCCAGAAAAGGAAGATGCAAAATCCCCcgagaaagaggaagacaaagagagcGCCCCAAAGAAAGAAGTACCAAAGCCTCCTAGCGCACCTgtcaaagaagaaggaaaggaagttaAAGTGAAAGAAGCCCCCAAGAAGACAGAGGAGGAGAAAGCCCCGGCCAAAGCAGAAGAACCCAAAGATGGCAAGAAAGAGGCCCCCAGAAAGGAGCCCGAGGAGAAACCCAAAGAGGCCCAAGGTGGGACCAAGCCAGAAGGAGCCGGGAACCATCAGGCGGCCCCCGCCCCAGAGCCCGCAAAGGGAGAAACCAAGGCCAAGGAGGCAGCAAAGCCCCAGGAGAAGAAGGGGCCGG CCCCCAAAGCTCCCAGCCCTCCGGCCACCAAGGAAACTGAGAAACccaaacaggaggaaaaaaaagcagaggaaaaacCCCAACCCGACCCCAAAgccaaagaggaggaaaaggcgCCTCCCAAAGAAGCTGCCAAAACAGAAGCCCCCAAGGCCAGCAAACCCAAGACGGAGAAGGTGGAGAAATCCTCCAGCACCGACCAGAAGGAGAGCAAAGTCTCCGAGCCCGGGGCCGATGACAAAGCCAAGAAGGGCGATAAGTAG